The following coding sequences are from one Elusimicrobiota bacterium window:
- a CDS encoding retroviral-like aspartic protease family protein, translated as MQQDSTPQQSKFHHAFRIIYNDGIVKELVTDVSVKFPAKEDIRKYKAVWDTGATHTAITPKVVSDLQLQPIDVAKVYVVDSEEPKTVDVYLVDIILPNRVRIPNIHATCSPIQDCDVLIGMNIIQLGDFNISKKFDGHKYMTMFSFCIPSHSNPVDLLEKSEMVNLRNQKKRNRT; from the coding sequence ATGCAGCAAGATAGCACTCCGCAACAATCCAAGTTCCATCATGCGTTCAGGATAATCTATAATGACGGCATTGTTAAAGAACTGGTTACTGACGTTTCCGTAAAATTCCCTGCTAAAGAAGATATCAGAAAATATAAAGCGGTATGGGATACCGGTGCTACACACACGGCTATCACGCCGAAAGTCGTTTCTGACCTGCAATTACAACCTATTGATGTTGCAAAAGTATACGTTGTTGATTCTGAAGAACCAAAAACTGTTGATGTTTACCTTGTTGACATTATTTTACCCAATAGAGTACGTATCCCCAACATTCACGCTACCTGCAGCCCTATACAAGACTGTGATGTTTTGATTGGCATGAACATAATCCAACTCGGCGACTTCAATATTTCAAAGAAATTTGACGGACACAAATACATGACAATGTTTTCGTTCTGCATACCATCGCACAGCAACCCAGTTGATTTGTTAGAAAAAAGCGAGATGGTAAATCTTAGAAACCAAAAGAAACGTAACAGAACTTAA